In one window of bacterium DNA:
- a CDS encoding LamG domain-containing protein translates to MKNLFYILFLFLLIAGLAADTDLFAQNYALEFDGTNDAVSLSNSASFQSVSSALTIEAWVKADEFKYDDVVFMANNRYSLQFTASGAIKTGLYIGGWNEGTSNSTAKVSQWTHVALTYNGDKIHFYINGTAAGITDAANGTITAYDSSPLSIGANYDASANYFNGKIDEVRIWNIARTQTEIQDNMNKELTGNESGLVAYYKMSNGSGITLTDNSSNSNTGAISGAAWVLANDLSLPVNISSFSARYEGRSIILEWVTESETDNIGFILERSADSEAPWKIVSSYKTDDALKSRGNTSGRTKYIFTD, encoded by the coding sequence ATGAAAAATTTATTTTATATTTTGTTCCTTTTTTTGCTGATTGCAGGATTGGCTGCAGATACAGATCTTTTCGCCCAGAATTACGCTCTTGAGTTTGACGGCACGAATGACGCTGTCTCTCTGTCCAACAGCGCATCATTTCAATCGGTTTCATCTGCTTTAACAATTGAAGCCTGGGTAAAGGCTGATGAATTTAAATATGATGATGTTGTTTTTATGGCGAATAATCGCTATTCTTTGCAATTTACTGCAAGCGGAGCAATTAAAACCGGCCTTTACATCGGAGGCTGGAACGAAGGTACATCAAACAGCACAGCAAAGGTTTCTCAATGGACACATGTTGCACTGACCTATAACGGCGATAAGATTCATTTTTACATTAATGGCACCGCTGCCGGCATAACGGATGCCGCAAATGGAACGATTACAGCTTATGACTCCTCTCCGCTTTCCATAGGTGCGAATTATGATGCAAGCGCTAATTATTTTAATGGCAAGATTGACGAAGTGCGTATCTGGAACATCGCGCGGACCCAAACCGAGATACAGGACAACATGAATAAAGAACTGACAGGGAACGAATCGGGTCTGGTTGCCTACTATAAGATGAGTAACGGCAGCGGAATTACCCTCACGGATAACAGCAGCAATTCCAATACAGGGGCCATATCCGGCGCTGCCTGGGTCTTGGCGAACGACCTTTCTTTACCTGTGAATATTTCTTCTTTCTCCGCACGATACGAAGGGCGATCCATCATCCTCGAATGGGTCACTGAGAGCGAAACCGATAATATAGGCTTTATTCTTGAGCGTTCCGCAGACAGTGAAGCCCCGTGGAAAATTGTCTCATCATACAAAACCGATGACGCTCTTAAAAGCAGGGGCAATACTTCCGGCCGGACAAAATACATATTCACAGAT